A stretch of the Massilia sp. W12 genome encodes the following:
- the pilB gene encoding type IV-A pilus assembly ATPase PilB codes for MPGLARALLQAGRLTPQQADAAHKKAVAEKTPFIDTLLSSGAIDSRSLAAFCSETFGYPMLDLQAVNLANLPQKLIDPKLMQSQRVLALAKRGNKITVGIADPTNTQALDQIKFQTESTVEPVIVQHDALNQILVAMGKSAEQSISEMMGDEQDINFGDEEDAAAAAAAADSNANSDIDDAPIVKFLNKILMDAINLGASDIHFEPYEKFYRIRMRVDGVLREHAQPPLSIREKLVARIKVLSKLDISEKRVPQDGRMKLILSATKSIDFRVSTLPTLFGEKTVMRILDATQAQLGIDALGYEPEQKRILLDAIERPYGMVLVTGPTGSGKTVSLYTCLNVINKPGINISTAEDPAEINLPGINQVNVNDKAGLTFAAALKSFLRQDPDVIMVGEIRDLETADIAIKAAQTGHMVFSTLHTNDAPSTLVRLMNMGVAPFNIASSIILITAQRLARRLCTCKKQVEVLPEILLAAGFKEEEVDGSWQPYEPVGCERCNGLGYKGRVGIYQIMPITEAIEKLILTGGTAMDIAQQSEAEGVRSLRQAGLVKVRSGVTSLEEVLGCTNE; via the coding sequence ATGCCCGGCCTTGCGCGAGCGCTGCTTCAGGCAGGGCGCTTAACGCCACAGCAGGCTGATGCTGCGCACAAGAAGGCGGTCGCGGAAAAAACCCCCTTCATAGACACTCTGCTGAGCAGCGGCGCAATCGACTCCCGTTCACTGGCTGCATTTTGCTCTGAGACATTCGGCTACCCGATGCTGGATTTGCAGGCGGTCAATCTGGCCAATCTGCCGCAAAAGCTGATTGATCCCAAATTAATGCAGTCGCAACGCGTACTGGCGCTGGCTAAACGCGGCAACAAAATCACCGTCGGCATCGCCGACCCCACCAACACCCAGGCCCTGGATCAAATCAAATTCCAAACCGAATCCACGGTTGAGCCGGTGATCGTACAACACGATGCGCTGAATCAAATTCTGGTGGCGATGGGTAAGAGCGCTGAGCAAAGCATCAGCGAAATGATGGGCGATGAGCAGGATATCAATTTTGGCGATGAGGAAGATGCGGCGGCAGCGGCGGCAGCGGCTGACAGCAACGCCAACAGCGACATTGATGACGCCCCCATCGTTAAATTCCTGAATAAGATTTTGATGGATGCCATCAATCTGGGCGCATCCGATATTCACTTCGAGCCATACGAAAAGTTTTACCGTATCCGCATGCGGGTCGACGGCGTCTTGCGCGAACATGCGCAACCGCCCCTGTCGATCCGCGAAAAGCTGGTGGCGCGTATCAAAGTGTTGTCGAAACTGGACATTTCGGAAAAACGCGTGCCGCAGGATGGCCGCATGAAGTTGATCCTGTCCGCCACCAAATCCATCGACTTCCGCGTCAGCACGCTGCCCACCCTGTTCGGCGAAAAAACGGTGATGCGTATTCTTGACGCCACCCAGGCGCAGTTGGGGATTGATGCGCTGGGCTATGAGCCGGAGCAAAAACGCATTTTGCTGGATGCCATTGAACGCCCGTATGGCATGGTGCTGGTGACCGGGCCGACCGGTTCAGGCAAAACCGTGTCGCTGTACACCTGCCTGAATGTGATCAACAAACCCGGCATCAATATTTCAACCGCAGAAGACCCTGCGGAAATCAACCTGCCCGGCATTAATCAGGTGAATGTGAATGATAAAGCCGGCTTGACCTTCGCCGCTGCGCTCAAATCCTTCCTGCGTCAGGATCCTGACGTGATCATGGTGGGTGAGATCCGCGATCTGGAAACTGCGGATATTGCGATTAAAGCGGCGCAAACCGGCCATATGGTGTTTTCCACCCTGCACACGAATGACGCGCCGTCAACCCTGGTGCGCCTGATGAATATGGGGGTGGCGCCTTTCAATATCGCCTCCTCCATCATTCTGATCACCGCGCAACGTCTGGCGCGCCGTCTGTGCACCTGCAAAAAGCAGGTCGAAGTGTTGCCGGAAATTCTGCTGGCGGCGGGCTTTAAAGAAGAAGAGGTGGATGGCAGCTGGCAGCCCTATGAACCGGTCGGCTGCGAACGCTGTAATGGTTTGGGCTATAAGGGCCGGGTTGGCATTTATCAGATCATGCCAATCACCGAAGCAATTGAAAAGCTGATTCTGACTGGCGGTACGGCGATGGATATCGCCCAGCAATCCGAAGCGGAAGGCGTGCGCTCACTGCGCCAGGCCGGTTTGGTTAAAGTAAGAAGCGGCGTCACCAGCCTGGAAGAAGTGCTGGGCTGCACCAACGAATAA